A single genomic interval of Spirosoma taeanense harbors:
- a CDS encoding ribonucleoside-diphosphate reductase subunit alpha has product MFVVKRDGRRESVKFDKITARIEKLCYGLDPAYVQPVEVAMKVVNGLYDGVKTTELDNLAAETAASMTTKHPDYAILAARIAISNLHKETNKSFSGTIKQLYHYEDPKTGENASLISREVYDVVRQNAALLDSTIIYDRDYGYDYFGYKTLEKSYLLKIDGRIAERPQHMLMRVAVGIHMDDVDSAIETYNLLSEKWFTHATPTLFNAGTPKPQMSSCFLLTMKDDSIDGIYDTLKQTAKISQSAGGIGLSIHNVRATGTYIKGTNGTSNGIVPMLRVFNDTARYVDQGGGKRKGSFAVYLEPWHADIFEFLDLKKNSGKEEVRARDLFYALWTPDLFMKRVEDNDVWSLFCPHECPGLADCHGEEFEALYTRYEREGRARRTVKAQELWFKILESQTETGTPYMLYKDAANKKSNQKNLGTIKSSNLCTEIIEYTAPDEVAVCNLASIALPKFIKRDTDGVMRFDHQKLYEVTRTATRNLNKIIDINYYPVEEARRSNMRHRPIGLGVQGLADAFIMLRMPFESDEARRLNEDIFETIYFGAMTASMEQAKEYGPYETWKGSPISQGIFQFDMWGVKPKSGRWDWESLRKEVVEHGVRNSLLLAPMPTASTSQILGNNECFEPYTSNIYTRRVLSGEFVVVNKHLLKDLVKLGLWNDAMKNNLILANGSVQAIPGIPQNIKDLYKTVWEIKQKHIIDMAADRGAYICQSQSLNIHIQDSNFGKLTSMHFYAWKAGLKTGMYYLRTKAAADAVKFTVVQPQAEPQLEPVMAETAPVEKPLDYVQYAKDHATNAMPTPVPMVTDLEQQYAAMTCSLDDPEGCEACGS; this is encoded by the coding sequence ATGTTTGTAGTCAAACGCGATGGCCGCCGGGAGTCGGTCAAGTTCGATAAGATCACCGCCCGGATTGAGAAATTGTGCTACGGTCTTGACCCTGCTTACGTACAGCCCGTGGAGGTCGCCATGAAAGTCGTCAACGGCCTTTATGACGGCGTCAAAACCACCGAACTTGACAACTTAGCCGCCGAAACTGCGGCTTCGATGACCACCAAGCACCCGGACTACGCTATTCTTGCCGCCCGGATCGCCATCTCGAACCTGCACAAGGAAACCAACAAGTCCTTCTCGGGTACTATCAAGCAGCTTTACCATTACGAAGACCCGAAAACCGGCGAGAACGCATCGCTGATCTCGCGCGAGGTCTATGACGTAGTACGCCAGAATGCGGCCCTGCTCGATTCGACGATCATTTACGACCGTGACTACGGCTATGATTACTTCGGGTACAAAACCCTTGAAAAATCGTATCTGCTGAAGATTGACGGCCGCATCGCCGAGCGCCCGCAGCATATGCTGATGCGCGTGGCGGTTGGTATTCACATGGACGACGTCGATTCGGCTATCGAGACATACAATCTGCTGTCGGAAAAGTGGTTTACGCACGCGACCCCGACCTTGTTCAACGCCGGTACGCCTAAGCCGCAGATGTCGAGCTGCTTTCTGCTGACCATGAAGGACGACTCCATCGACGGAATCTACGACACGCTAAAGCAGACCGCTAAGATTTCGCAGTCGGCGGGGGGAATTGGCCTGAGCATTCACAACGTTCGGGCGACGGGTACCTATATCAAAGGTACCAACGGGACGTCGAACGGGATTGTACCCATGCTGCGCGTCTTTAATGACACGGCCCGGTACGTTGATCAGGGCGGGGGTAAGCGGAAAGGCTCGTTTGCGGTCTATCTGGAGCCCTGGCATGCCGATATTTTCGAATTCCTGGACTTGAAAAAGAACTCAGGGAAAGAAGAAGTACGCGCTCGGGATCTGTTCTACGCACTCTGGACGCCCGATCTGTTCATGAAGCGGGTAGAAGACAACGACGTCTGGTCGCTGTTCTGCCCGCACGAGTGCCCCGGTCTGGCCGATTGTCATGGTGAAGAATTCGAAGCCCTTTATACGCGTTACGAACGCGAAGGTCGTGCCCGCCGGACGGTGAAGGCGCAGGAGCTGTGGTTCAAAATTCTGGAGTCGCAGACCGAGACTGGCACGCCGTACATGCTCTACAAGGACGCGGCTAACAAGAAGTCGAACCAGAAGAACCTCGGTACCATTAAGTCGTCGAACCTCTGCACCGAGATTATCGAGTACACCGCCCCCGACGAGGTGGCGGTCTGTAACCTCGCATCCATCGCTCTGCCGAAGTTCATTAAGCGGGATACCGATGGGGTGATGCGTTTCGATCACCAGAAGCTGTATGAGGTGACCAGAACCGCTACGCGCAACCTCAACAAGATTATCGACATCAACTATTACCCGGTTGAAGAGGCTCGTCGGAGTAACATGCGCCACCGGCCGATTGGTCTGGGGGTGCAGGGGCTGGCCGATGCGTTCATCATGCTGCGGATGCCGTTTGAATCGGACGAAGCGCGTCGCCTGAACGAAGATATCTTCGAGACGATCTATTTCGGTGCCATGACGGCTTCGATGGAGCAGGCTAAGGAATACGGTCCTTACGAAACCTGGAAAGGGTCGCCTATTTCGCAGGGGATCTTCCAGTTCGATATGTGGGGCGTAAAGCCGAAGTCGGGCCGCTGGGATTGGGAAAGCCTGCGCAAAGAGGTTGTCGAACACGGTGTTCGCAACTCGCTGCTGCTGGCCCCGATGCCGACCGCTTCGACCTCGCAGATTCTGGGTAATAACGAATGCTTCGAGCCCTACACGAGCAACATCTATACCCGTCGCGTGCTGTCGGGTGAGTTCGTCGTAGTGAACAAGCATCTGCTTAAAGATCTCGTGAAGCTGGGTCTGTGGAACGATGCGATGAAGAACAACCTGATTCTGGCCAACGGTTCGGTTCAGGCCATTCCGGGTATCCCGCAGAACATTAAAGACCTCTACAAGACGGTCTGGGAGATCAAGCAGAAGCACATCATCGACATGGCCGCCGACCGGGGCGCGTATATCTGCCAGTCGCAGTCGCTGAACATTCACATTCAGGACTCGAACTTCGGCAAGCTGACGTCGATGCACTTCTACGCCTGGAAAGCGGGTCTGAAAACAGGTATGTACTATCTCCGCACGAAGGCCGCTGCCGATGCCGTGAAATTTACGGTTGTTCAGCCGCAGGCCGAGCCGCAACTGGAGCCGGTCATGGCCGAAACCGCTCCCGTCGAGAAACCGCTCGATTACGTGCAGTATGCTAAAGACCACGCGACCAACGCCATGCCAACGCCCGTGCCGATGGTAACGGACCTGGAGCAGCAATATGCCGCCATGACCTGTTCGCTCGACGACCCGGAAGGCTGCGAGGCCTGCGGATCGTAA
- a CDS encoding tetratricopeptide repeat protein: MKGILFFILFVGCSLPGLSQNARTAVEAMHFIKLGNTLRMVDRPQQAIDLLLRALPAVQSKDPYMEAVAYENLGYAYSEQENTQDAVRYYQKALILYQKLNYGASEAAMQQLIGETSGKDLYAGIDIGSSGVKLAIFRTKFENGFYEKDIKLKPTAPNVTLISGTAQSFQAGRDIMKVYMDSIRRYNIPAERTYIAFSSGVNETFNKTPDRKKKLYDQLANLVTSGTYSNATLFIDTTMTAAREAELFMVGAIPRKFWLSSSCIDVGSGNTKGGYFDANRRFRPISFPYGTKSLANLIDNNRSLDINAYKQEAQRVIKAVSDTMVNVEFNTASPGLHQRKTVALGGGIAWAVAAYLHPDKADKTAVPLTAGDVERFARLALTDYQSLIHPDLTNLTDPVVRQKAETDMNNVQSQFNEKQIIAGALLLDSIFRAYSNTSIPKRFVFIRDSDISWVTGKFLESLNRDYDRAIARGAQ, translated from the coding sequence ATGAAAGGTATTCTATTTTTTATTTTGTTCGTTGGATGTTCACTCCCGGGTCTGTCGCAAAACGCCCGCACGGCTGTAGAAGCCATGCATTTTATTAAGCTGGGTAATACGCTCCGCATGGTTGATCGCCCGCAGCAGGCCATTGATTTGCTTTTGCGGGCTTTACCGGCAGTTCAATCAAAAGACCCCTATATGGAAGCCGTTGCCTATGAAAATCTGGGCTACGCCTACAGTGAGCAGGAAAACACCCAGGATGCAGTACGCTATTACCAGAAAGCGCTTATTCTCTACCAGAAGCTGAATTACGGCGCCAGCGAAGCAGCTATGCAGCAGCTTATTGGTGAAACATCCGGCAAAGATTTGTATGCGGGAATTGACATTGGCTCGTCGGGTGTGAAACTGGCTATTTTCCGAACCAAGTTTGAAAACGGCTTCTACGAGAAAGACATTAAATTAAAGCCTACGGCTCCCAACGTAACCCTCATCTCCGGCACGGCGCAGTCGTTTCAGGCGGGCCGGGACATTATGAAAGTATATATGGATTCGATTCGGCGTTACAACATTCCCGCCGAACGTACATACATCGCCTTCAGCAGTGGTGTTAATGAAACCTTTAATAAAACGCCGGACAGGAAAAAGAAGCTTTACGATCAGCTGGCGAACCTGGTAACCAGCGGTACTTATAGTAACGCGACTTTGTTCATTGATACAACAATGACCGCGGCCCGGGAGGCCGAACTGTTTATGGTTGGCGCTATTCCGCGTAAGTTCTGGCTAAGCTCATCCTGCATTGACGTTGGCAGTGGTAACACCAAAGGCGGATATTTCGACGCCAACCGGCGGTTCCGCCCGATTAGCTTTCCATACGGTACTAAATCGCTGGCGAACCTGATTGACAACAACCGCTCGCTGGACATCAATGCGTACAAACAGGAAGCGCAGCGGGTTATCAAGGCCGTTTCAGACACGATGGTCAACGTTGAGTTCAACACGGCCAGCCCCGGTTTGCATCAGCGCAAGACGGTCGCCCTGGGTGGCGGCATTGCCTGGGCCGTAGCGGCCTATCTGCATCCCGACAAGGCCGACAAGACCGCAGTTCCCCTGACGGCCGGCGACGTAGAACGCTTCGCCCGTCTGGCCCTGACCGACTACCAAAGTCTGATTCACCCGGACCTAACCAATCTGACGGACCCGGTTGTGCGCCAGAAAGCAGAGACTGATATGAATAACGTGCAGAGCCAGTTCAACGAAAAGCAGATCATTGCCGGAGCCCTGCTGCTGGACTCTATCTTCCGCGCTTATTCGAACACGTCTATCCCCAAACGGTTTGTGTTCATCCGCGATTCAGATATCAGCTGGGTCACGGGTAAATTTCTGGAGAGCCTCAACCGGGATTACGACCGGGCCATTGCCAGGGGCGCTCAATAA
- a CDS encoding cold-shock protein: METFKKKEKEKARQKKRKDKEEKRDERRANTQKGQPFAEMLAYVDENGNISSTPPDPRRKTSIDVDTIQIGVARQEDMEPQDTVRQGIVTFFNSAKGYGFIRDLQSQESIFVHMNGLVDAINEQDKVSFEITMTPKGANAVGVRKNA; the protein is encoded by the coding sequence ATGGAGACATTTAAGAAAAAAGAGAAAGAAAAAGCAAGACAAAAGAAGAGAAAAGACAAAGAAGAAAAACGAGACGAACGCCGGGCAAATACCCAGAAGGGTCAGCCATTTGCTGAGATGCTGGCCTACGTGGATGAAAACGGCAACATTAGCTCGACACCACCGGACCCGAGACGGAAAACTAGTATTGATGTCGATACTATTCAGATTGGTGTGGCCCGGCAGGAAGATATGGAACCGCAGGATACCGTCCGACAGGGTATTGTGACGTTCTTTAACTCGGCAAAAGGATACGGGTTTATCCGGGATCTACAGAGCCAGGAAAGTATTTTCGTACACATGAACGGCCTGGTCGATGCGATCAACGAACAGGATAAGGTAAGTTTTGAAATTACAATGACTCCCAAAGGTGCCAATGCGGTCGGGGTCAGGAAAAACGCGTAG
- a CDS encoding sugar phosphate isomerase/epimerase family protein, whose translation MNLKPLLLLTGLLSGSLVTLAQKPAPVGLQLYSLRNQFAKDVPGTMAKVKQMGFREVEAGGTYGLSLTDFRKLLDENNIKVISTGASFEDLDNNVPKVLAQAKALGAKYVVCSWIPHPGDLFQIEDADRAIDVFNTAGRLLADNGLTFCYHTHGYEFQTYKDGTFFDYLAENFDPKAVNFEMDVFWVKAPGYDPVALLQKYPKRFPLMHLKDRKPGTPDSNNGHADVESNVPLGQGDVGIAAIMKQARKLGVKHFFIEDESSRSLEQIPQSLAFLSGLK comes from the coding sequence ATGAACCTGAAACCCCTTCTTCTGCTCACCGGGCTGCTATCAGGCAGTCTAGTAACCCTGGCGCAAAAACCGGCTCCGGTTGGCCTTCAGTTGTATAGTTTACGCAACCAGTTTGCCAAAGACGTACCCGGCACGATGGCGAAGGTCAAACAGATGGGTTTCCGTGAGGTCGAAGCCGGGGGAACGTATGGCCTGAGCCTGACCGATTTCCGTAAACTTCTGGATGAAAACAACATCAAAGTGATCAGTACAGGGGCCAGTTTTGAGGATCTGGATAATAACGTACCGAAGGTGCTAGCCCAAGCGAAAGCGCTGGGGGCTAAATACGTTGTCTGCAGTTGGATTCCGCATCCGGGCGATCTGTTCCAGATTGAGGACGCCGACCGAGCTATTGATGTGTTTAACACCGCCGGCCGACTCCTGGCCGATAATGGGCTTACGTTCTGCTATCATACCCACGGCTATGAATTCCAGACCTATAAGGACGGTACGTTCTTTGATTACCTGGCCGAAAACTTCGACCCCAAAGCGGTCAATTTTGAAATGGATGTTTTCTGGGTGAAAGCGCCCGGCTACGATCCCGTTGCATTGCTGCAGAAGTATCCAAAGCGCTTTCCCCTCATGCACCTCAAAGACCGCAAACCCGGTACCCCCGACAGCAACAACGGCCATGCTGATGTTGAATCGAACGTGCCGCTCGGCCAGGGCGATGTGGGTATTGCCGCCATAATGAAACAGGCCCGAAAGCTGGGCGTGAAGCACTTTTTTATCGAAGACGAATCGTCACGCTCGCTGGAGCAGATACCGCAGAGTCTTGCGTTTCTGTCGGGACTGAAATAA
- a CDS encoding dipeptide epimerase has product MQLFLHRVDLRLRHTFTIAHDSRDIQPSLIVELRDGAYSGYGEATATRYYGITIDGMVAALEAMRNRIETDRLADPEQFWADMQPELATNPFALCALDQAAWDLWGKRAGQPLHQLWHLDPARGPLTNYTIGLDTPAQMVRKMKERPWPLYKIKLGRPETDLETVRLLRSYTNARFRVDANCGWTVQDAIEKSRGLADLDVEFIEQPLPASDWEGARRLYEQSVLPIIADESCIVEEDVDRCAGYFHGVNIKLTKCGGLTPARRMITRARQLGLRVMVGCMTESSVGISAIAQLLPLLDYADLDGSMLIADDPAAGVTFDYGRVVYASANGTGATLRPDVTNRE; this is encoded by the coding sequence ATGCAGTTGTTTCTCCACCGCGTCGATTTACGTCTGAGGCATACATTTACCATCGCGCACGACAGTCGTGATATACAACCATCACTCATTGTTGAACTGCGCGACGGGGCGTATAGCGGATACGGCGAAGCTACGGCAACCCGGTATTATGGTATTACGATCGATGGCATGGTGGCGGCTCTTGAGGCTATGCGTAACCGGATCGAAACTGACAGGCTGGCCGATCCTGAACAGTTCTGGGCGGATATGCAGCCCGAACTGGCCACAAATCCGTTCGCTCTCTGCGCCCTCGATCAGGCGGCCTGGGATTTATGGGGCAAACGCGCTGGTCAACCTCTCCATCAACTCTGGCATCTGGACCCGGCGCGCGGACCCCTGACGAACTACACGATTGGGCTTGATACGCCGGCGCAGATGGTTCGCAAGATGAAGGAGCGTCCCTGGCCGCTGTATAAAATTAAGCTGGGGCGACCCGAAACAGATCTGGAAACGGTTCGGTTGCTGCGTAGCTATACTAACGCTCGCTTCCGGGTAGATGCGAACTGTGGCTGGACAGTTCAGGATGCAATCGAGAAGTCGCGGGGCCTGGCCGACCTGGATGTTGAATTCATTGAGCAGCCACTTCCGGCCAGCGATTGGGAAGGTGCCAGGCGCCTGTATGAACAGAGTGTCCTGCCGATTATTGCCGACGAGAGCTGTATCGTTGAAGAGGACGTAGACCGGTGCGCGGGGTATTTTCACGGCGTAAATATTAAACTGACCAAATGCGGAGGCTTAACACCCGCCCGGCGCATGATTACCCGCGCCCGGCAATTGGGGTTACGAGTGATGGTGGGCTGCATGACCGAGTCGAGCGTGGGCATTTCGGCCATTGCCCAATTGCTGCCCCTGCTCGATTATGCCGACTTAGACGGTTCTATGCTGATTGCCGATGACCCCGCAGCGGGCGTTACGTTTGATTACGGACGGGTTGTTTACGCCAGTGCCAACGGAACCGGAGCAACACTGAGACCTGACGTAACAAACAGGGAATAA
- a CDS encoding type B 50S ribosomal protein L31 — MKKGIHPDYREVVFHDLSSDYKFLTRSTVQTRDTIEFEGQTYPLVKIEVSSQSHPFYTGKNVLLDTAGRVDKFRKRYGTK, encoded by the coding sequence ATGAAAAAGGGCATTCACCCGGATTACCGCGAAGTGGTATTCCATGACCTGTCGAGCGACTACAAATTCCTGACGCGCTCAACGGTTCAGACCAGAGACACTATCGAGTTCGAGGGCCAGACCTACCCACTCGTTAAGATTGAAGTTAGCTCACAGTCGCACCCATTCTATACGGGTAAGAATGTGCTGCTCGATACCGCAGGCCGCGTGGACAAGTTCCGCAAGCGGTACGGCACCAAGTAA
- a CDS encoding DUF1338 domain-containing protein has translation MTTSPNKSTIDRNQTLTAVLDGLMRRYSERVPDVKKVFDAMLDEGIIASPNEIENDHIAFRTMGVPNLGLASFEKIFLHYGYEKRDEYNFTEKKLTAYWYSPPARLGGNLPRIFASELRVDELSAEAQRIIHRYTDTVTSDPVDVLNLDDAAAVDAFLHQPLWQTPTLADYRALLAESEYAAWVIYNRYYLNHFTISVHNLKPSYNTIDEFVAFLERRGFRLNSAGGTIKVSPDGDLRQASTVAQMLDAEFAGGEVFRIAGSYVEFAERRVLPDFRHLPTNQITRAHRREGFETGNADKIFESTFTTQTGR, from the coding sequence ATGACCACTTCACCGAACAAATCAACCATTGACCGGAACCAGACCCTTACCGCCGTCCTGGACGGGCTGATGCGCCGGTATAGCGAGCGCGTTCCCGACGTAAAGAAGGTGTTCGACGCTATGCTTGATGAAGGCATTATCGCATCGCCGAACGAGATCGAGAACGACCACATTGCCTTCCGCACCATGGGCGTACCCAACCTCGGGCTGGCTTCGTTCGAGAAGATTTTTCTGCATTACGGCTACGAAAAGCGCGACGAATACAATTTTACCGAGAAGAAGCTCACAGCGTACTGGTACAGTCCTCCAGCCCGTTTGGGCGGTAACCTGCCGCGTATTTTCGCCAGCGAGCTGCGCGTCGATGAGTTATCGGCCGAGGCTCAGCGGATTATTCACCGGTATACCGATACTGTTACGAGCGACCCGGTCGACGTGCTGAACCTGGACGATGCTGCGGCTGTGGATGCGTTTCTGCATCAACCCCTTTGGCAAACCCCTACGTTGGCCGACTATCGGGCCCTGCTGGCCGAAAGCGAATATGCAGCCTGGGTGATTTATAACCGGTATTATCTGAATCATTTTACCATCAGCGTTCATAACCTCAAACCGAGCTACAACACGATTGACGAATTTGTGGCGTTTCTGGAGCGCCGGGGCTTCCGGCTAAACTCGGCGGGGGGCACGATAAAAGTCAGTCCCGACGGCGACTTACGGCAGGCTTCGACCGTAGCGCAGATGCTTGATGCCGAGTTTGCCGGGGGGGAGGTGTTCCGCATTGCGGGCTCTTACGTCGAATTTGCGGAACGGCGGGTCCTGCCGGATTTCCGTCACCTGCCGACCAATCAGATTACGCGCGCCCACCGACGCGAGGGTTTCGAGACGGGGAATGCCGATAAGATTTTTGAGAGTACGTTTACGACCCAAACAGGTAGATAA
- a CDS encoding IS5 family transposase: MTKQWKPLTDAQWDAISPFLPLDRQRTHDLRQIVNSILWLLRTGCQWRNLPTEWPNWQTVYYYFRRWKQDGTFGRINLALNQLDRKRVGKEAYPSAVCIDSQSVKLAPMIWENRGLDANKRVNGRKRQLIVDTQGRLWLADVHSANQADGPSAVSMVSDLLWLVGERLEKVYGDQSYNGVFAQELARWSLDFEKASRPESTLGFVPVAKRWVVERTIAWTNHFRRIVKDYEYTISSSVCWLYLANIQIILQRII; the protein is encoded by the coding sequence ATGACCAAACAGTGGAAGCCACTGACCGACGCCCAGTGGGATGCAATTTCTCCTTTTTTACCACTTGATCGTCAGCGGACTCATGATTTGCGACAGATTGTTAACAGTATTTTGTGGCTGCTACGCACAGGATGCCAATGGCGCAATCTGCCTACCGAGTGGCCTAATTGGCAAACCGTCTATTACTATTTTAGACGTTGGAAACAGGATGGTACTTTTGGTCGAATCAATCTGGCCTTAAATCAACTTGACCGTAAGCGGGTCGGTAAAGAAGCATATCCATCTGCAGTATGTATTGATTCACAAAGTGTTAAGTTGGCTCCGATGATTTGGGAGAACCGAGGTCTCGACGCGAATAAACGAGTGAATGGCCGAAAAAGGCAACTCATCGTTGACACCCAAGGGCGTCTATGGCTAGCAGATGTCCATTCTGCTAATCAAGCGGATGGCCCTTCAGCCGTATCGATGGTCAGTGACTTACTATGGCTAGTTGGAGAGCGTTTGGAGAAAGTCTACGGTGATCAATCTTATAATGGCGTCTTCGCTCAAGAGTTGGCTAGATGGAGCCTTGATTTTGAAAAAGCGTCTCGTCCTGAATCAACTCTGGGCTTTGTACCCGTAGCCAAACGGTGGGTAGTGGAACGGACCATTGCTTGGACGAATCACTTTCGAAGGATTGTCAAAGATTATGAATACACGATATCATCTTCGGTTTGCTGGCTGTACTTAGCCAACATTCAGATTATATTGCAACGGATCATTTGA
- a CDS encoding acyl-[acyl-carrier-protein] thioesterase yields MDTFTLRGYETDAHGRLSVPALMNILQESANRNAAEHGFGMADLTQFSQSALGWMLMRFRLRMYHYPVYGQTIQVMTYPTFVEKYFIYRDFRVLAEDGTLLADATSTWLVFSMEKRTMVPLPDFIRNLTLPSHPDPLPRLPLKPDFQTAPFSPILEKTVEVGWLSIDQNQHVNNVAYVQWLVECVEDETLKTRELAEIDLVYRTESHWHDRLRVQLAIDTSAEAPSDTRLHRIEHSGSGKEILLARTRWRTSD; encoded by the coding sequence ATGGACACGTTTACGCTACGCGGTTATGAAACCGATGCCCACGGCCGGTTGAGCGTACCCGCACTGATGAATATTCTGCAGGAGTCGGCCAACCGGAATGCGGCTGAGCACGGGTTTGGCATGGCCGATCTGACCCAGTTCAGCCAGTCTGCGCTCGGCTGGATGCTGATGCGATTCCGGCTACGGATGTATCATTATCCAGTCTACGGACAGACAATTCAGGTGATGACCTACCCAACTTTTGTAGAGAAGTATTTCATTTATCGTGACTTTCGGGTGCTGGCCGAAGATGGGACGCTACTGGCCGATGCCACCAGCACCTGGCTCGTTTTCAGTATGGAAAAGCGGACAATGGTGCCGCTGCCCGACTTTATCCGTAACCTGACGCTGCCATCCCACCCAGACCCCTTACCCCGACTGCCGCTCAAACCGGATTTCCAGACAGCCCCATTTTCGCCCATTCTGGAAAAGACAGTTGAAGTGGGCTGGCTCAGTATTGATCAGAACCAACACGTCAACAATGTAGCCTATGTACAATGGCTGGTTGAATGCGTTGAGGACGAAACGCTGAAAACGCGGGAATTAGCCGAAATTGATTTAGTTTACCGAACCGAAAGCCACTGGCACGATCGGCTGCGCGTTCAACTGGCCATTGATACGTCGGCGGAGGCTCCGTCAGACACCCGGCTGCACCGGATCGAACACAGCGGGTCGGGTAAGGAGATACTGCTGGCCCGAACGCGCTGGCGAACATCGGATTAA
- a CDS encoding aminotransferase class I/II-fold pyridoxal phosphate-dependent enzyme, translating to MTNSFSIHHLPGRTIQHDGNPYLFFSGTAYLGLPQHPAFQQLVIESIRRYGTTFGSSRNGNLRLAVYEEAEAKLAASAGAGAALTLSSGMMAGQTVINWLRAQKALFIYGPNTHPALWDSPTRVLPALSFADWAAQLPEQLRWSDARDHTPGPIAVLVNSLEAVRSEFYEFSWMDQLPADRPILLIVDDSHGLGVLNVGAQGYGRGIWPQLPGKRRDHVRLIVTASLAKAMGLPGGVVFSDAHIVAELRQTAFFGACSPMPPAYLDAYINAEPLYVEGYNRLQRNLKQAETLLLPTGLFQHAPGYPVFFTEQDDLYAYLLRRGVFIYSFAYPTAADRANTRIVISAFHEPADVQQLAERVYEYCDRIKTNSPYI from the coding sequence ATGACGAATAGTTTTAGCATCCACCACCTTCCCGGCCGGACGATTCAGCATGATGGGAACCCTTATCTGTTTTTTAGCGGTACGGCTTACTTAGGCTTACCCCAGCACCCCGCTTTTCAGCAGTTGGTAATCGAGAGTATCAGACGTTACGGGACCACCTTTGGCAGTTCACGTAACGGGAATCTACGCCTTGCGGTGTATGAAGAAGCAGAAGCAAAACTGGCGGCTTCGGCAGGGGCCGGGGCTGCTTTAACGCTCTCATCAGGGATGATGGCCGGGCAGACGGTAATCAACTGGCTGCGGGCGCAGAAGGCTTTGTTCATCTACGGCCCCAATACGCATCCGGCTCTGTGGGACAGCCCCACCCGTGTGCTGCCCGCTCTGTCCTTTGCCGATTGGGCGGCTCAACTGCCCGAGCAGTTACGATGGAGTGATGCCAGAGATCATACACCAGGGCCGATAGCGGTTTTAGTTAACTCACTGGAGGCTGTTCGCTCCGAATTTTATGAGTTTAGCTGGATGGATCAGCTTCCCGCCGACCGGCCCATTTTGCTGATTGTAGACGATTCGCACGGGCTGGGCGTTCTGAACGTCGGTGCGCAGGGCTATGGACGGGGTATCTGGCCCCAGTTGCCGGGCAAACGGCGGGACCACGTCAGACTGATCGTTACGGCTTCGCTGGCGAAAGCAATGGGGCTGCCGGGGGGCGTTGTCTTCAGTGATGCGCATATAGTAGCAGAATTGCGTCAGACGGCTTTCTTTGGGGCCTGTTCGCCCATGCCACCTGCCTACCTGGATGCCTATATAAACGCCGAACCGCTCTACGTTGAAGGCTACAACCGGTTGCAGCGTAACCTGAAGCAGGCCGAAACCCTGCTGTTGCCAACGGGCCTGTTTCAGCATGCACCGGGTTATCCGGTTTTCTTTACCGAGCAGGATGACCTGTATGCGTATCTGCTCCGGAGGGGAGTGTTCATCTATTCGTTCGCCTATCCAACGGCAGCCGACCGGGCCAATACACGTATCGTAATAAGTGCATTTCATGAACCAGCCGACGTTCAGCAGTTAGCCGAACGCGTTTACGAATACTGCGACCGGATAAAGACAAACTCGCCGTATATCTGA